DNA from Fusarium musae strain F31 chromosome 7, whole genome shotgun sequence:
GATCCAAATCATCGTCTGTCTGTTTGTCTCTCCCTTCTATCTCCGGGCTGCTTATCATAGCTCCCACCAATTACCACCTCATCCCGACCTCGCATGATCCCCCGCAGTGCCAAATACGTCCATAATTTTAGCTCCTAAACCACCCACTGAGTGACAACAAGTCACTCTATCACATCCTTCACAGCGAGTTCGTCGGCTGCCTCATACATACCCTGCTCAGCCGCACAGCCTCTCTGCCCTAAAATAAGCTGCAGTAGGGCGCAATGGACCCTGTATCCCTTGCCGGCTTGGCGCTGGGAGTTGCTTCCATCAGCCTCCAGGTCTACACAGGATGTATTCAAGGTATCCTACCTCATTATAATCAGCATAACACGTGAAATTGACATCCATCAGGGATACAGCTCCTTGTTACGGCATTGGGCTATGAGGACGAGTGCAAGTATCTCAATCTCCGTCTCAGGATGGAACAGCAGCGCCTGTTTTGCTGGAGTGAGGCTTCTggcctccttgaccttgatgccaAGAACCAAGACAAGGTTCTCAACTCAAACGTATTCAATCTTCACCGCCAGACTGTAATTGATCTGCTTGTCCAAATCCAGTGTCTCTTCAATGAGTTTACAGAGTACCAGCAGAAGCACAATAACCTCTCTACCGTCGTGGATAAAGATGGTGTTTTGGATGCTCCAGAAAAAGATGCTAAGCTGTCAAACTATCCTATGAGTGATAAGAAACGGAACTTTATCAAAAAGGCCATGGCTGGACTCAAGTCCAAATCATCAGAAGGCCTTACTAGGTTAAGGTGGACGTCATTTGACAAGCAAGGATTTGAAAAGTTGCTGGCCAAGTTTTCAGTTCTCAATGACAACATGACCAATATCCTCGACCACTCCTTACAGGTCGAGATTCGCAATACCGTACAGGATACCAATCGTGGGGTCCTGTTACTCCATCACAAGATAGCCGATCTGAGTCATCTTGTGTTAGCTCTCAAGTCTCAGCTCGATGCAGGTTCCAGTGTAGGGCCGTCGCAAATGTCCAAACTGGAAAGGGAAGCCAATGCTGACGCCTTGCGGCAATTGTCAAGgttggccaagttcaaggcctTCAATGAGACTATCGATCCCAAGTCAGATAGCCCAGCAGTCTTTGACGAAGCTGCTGCAAAGTTCCTCGATCTTGCAAAGCCAGGTCATCAGCGTAATCTATTCATCCCTCGATACCTCATAGAGCTGGACCCAGACGTGGATGAATCAGAGGCCTCACGATGTGAGGCTTTCATGAAGACGGCAGAAGGCAAGAAAAATGTTTGGATTGAGTGGAAGGACTATGACAATACAGAGACCCAACCAGGTTCGCTATCAAAGGCCGATATCATTGAGAGAGTTCGGAAACTTGCTGCTTTGCTGAACCATAGTCCCAAGCCCGAGGCCTTTCGCACTCCTCACTGTCTGGGGTTCTTCGATAAAGCTGATCCCAACATTTCCGAGGACGACGTTGATATTCTAGATCGAAGACTTGGCCTCATCTTCGAGCGCCCATCCGACGATAATCTACACGCCTCGCTCCCACCTGTTTCTCTCCGTGAGCTTCTCCAAGACTCAAAAGTTCGCAAGCCTCGTGTTACAGAACGAGTATATTTGGCACACGCTATCAGCAACTGTCTCCTCTACCTTCATGCTGTACACTGGCTACACAAGGGTCTTCGCAGTCACAATGTGTTATTCTTCCGAACACGTGATGGCCACATAGACTACCGCCAACCATATATCTCGGGTTTCGATTTTTCACGGCCTGGAGGATCAGATGAAATGACTGATGCGCCAGGAGATGACGCAGAGCATGATCTATACAGGCATCCCAACGCTCAGTCCAACCGCCGACGGGATAGAGAGCGTTCCAAGAAAAGCTTCGACATTTATAGTCTGGGAGTCATTTTAGTCGAATTGGCGCATTGGCGGttggttgaagatgtgctGAGTATCGATATGAGGCGTGCGCGTGGGAGACCTGATATTGTGCGTGGCGTTCGAGAGGCTCTGTTGGAGGAAGACCAAGTCGCATCAGTAGGTGCAGATATGGGAGAGAGGTTTGAAGATGCAACACGGAAGTGTTTGGCTGGAGGTAATGAATTGGGACTAAATGAGGGAGACGATGAGACACGAAATGAAGTTGCTGAAAAGTTATCTATGAAATTTTATGAGGACGTAGTAAAGCGATTGGAGGGCGTGGTTGTGTAGAGCGGG
Protein-coding regions in this window:
- a CDS encoding hypothetical protein (EggNog:ENOG41) — encoded protein: MEQQRLFCWSEASGLLDLDAKNQDKVLNSNVFNLHRQTVIDLLVQIQCLFNEFTEYQQKHNNLSTVVDKDGVLDAPEKDAKLSNYPMSDKKRNFIKKAMAGLKSKSSEGLTRLRWTSFDKQGFEKLLAKFSVLNDNMTNILDHSLQVEIRNTVQDTNRGVLLLHHKIADLSHLVLALKSQLDAGSSVGPSQMSKLEREANADALRQLSRLAKFKAFNETIDPKSDSPAVFDEAAAKFLDLAKPGHQRNLFIPRYLIELDPDVDESEASRCEAFMKTAEGKKNVWIEWKDYDNTETQPGSLSKADIIERVRKLAALLNHSPKPEAFRTPHCLGFFDKADPNISEDDVDILDRRLGLIFERPSDDNLHASLPPVSLRELLQDSKVRKPRVTERVYLAHAISNCLLYLHAVHWLHKGLRSHNVLFFRTRDGHIDYRQPYISGFDFSRPGGSDEMTDAPGDDAEHDLYRHPNAQSNRRRDRERSKKSFDIYSLGVILVELAHWRLVEDVLSIDMRRARGRPDIVRGVREALLEEDQVASVGADMGERFEDATRKCLAGGNELGLNEGDDETRNEVAEKLSMKFYEDVVKRLEGVVV